Genomic window (Streptococcus porcinus):
CTTCAGATTCTACAATTTTTACTTTGTAGCCAGAATCTTTTTCAAATTTAGCAACAGTGTCGGCATAAGATTTCTTAGCTCCAGTTGGAACCCATAATTTAATTGTTTTTGAGTCTGATGAAGCAGATTCTTTCTTATCGTTTGAACCTGACGAGCAACCTACCAAAAGAGCACTTGCAAGTGTTAAGCTTGCTCCGCTGACGATAATTTTTTGCCATGATTTCATAGCCATTTCCTCCTAAGAAATATTTTATAAGTCTATTATGCAACCGTTTGCAGTTTATGTCAATAGTTTTTTTGATTTTTTTCAAAAAAATATCAAAAAATTAGTTTTGCTAAAACTTTTGGGGAGGATTTGATTTTTCCAAGGATAATTGTATAATGGAAAAAAACACATGCGTAGAATAAGAACAGCTGTTCATAATATGAGAGGTACGAATGGTAACAATAAAAGATGTTGCTAACAAGGCAGGAGTAAATCCATCAACTGTTAGTCGGGTATTAAAAGATAATAAATCTATCTCTGAGAAAACAAAGGAGAGAGTTCGAAAAGCTATGCAGGAACTGGGTTACGTGCCAAACCTTGCAGCACAAATACTGGCTAGTGGCCTAACGCATAATATTGGTCTGGTCTTTCCTCCAATAACTTTCACTGATCGTTTGTCAGAGCCTTTTTTTATGCAAATATTATCAACTATAACCAATGAGGCTAAGAAACATCACTTTACGATTTCTATTGCAACTGGTAATTCAGTTGAGGCTCTTGAAGAACAAGTTAAGCTAATGCATCTTCAAAAGAGAGTTGATGGTTTTATTATTTTATATTCTGAATTAAATGATCCCGTTCGCCACTATTTGATGGCTAATAAAATCCCTTTTGTCATTGTCGGAGCACCTGAAGGCGATGAAAATAATATCACATACATTGATAATGATAATCAATTAATGGCTAAAACAGCAATTAATTATTTATATAACAATGGTCATAAACGTATTTTATTTATTACAGATGATCTCCAATCAGAAGTAGCGTCTGAGCGCTACATTGGTTATCTTAAGGGGTGTATGAAATTACATTTGGAGTCAAATCCAATGTTGCTTTTTGACCGTAGTGACCCAATAAGTGTTGAAGAGTTGACCGAAACTATTTTTGATTTTCAGGCAACTGCCTTGATTGTTATTGGTGATATTTTAAGTGTTCGAATGATTCAATTGCTTTCATACCACGGTCTAAAAGTTCCGGACGATATCTCTATTATTACCTTTAATAATTCAACATACTGTAAATTGGTCCACCCCTACCTGACGACATTTGACATTAATGTTGATAATTTGGGAATCACCAGTTTTAAGCAATTAATGGACATTATCAGTTCAAAAGAACAGTCTCTTAGTCAAAAAATCTTTGTGCCCTTTACCCTTAAGATTAGAGAGAGTGTTCGTAATTTAAAAAATAGTAAGAAAAGCAGTATTTGAAAAAATATTGTTTTTTTTTATTGACTTACGCAAACGCTTGCGTTATAATCACATCATAGTCACTATTATGAGAGGTATTAGAATGAATAAACGTGCAAGTGGAGTCCTCATGCATATCAGCTCCTTACCAGGTCCATTTGGGATTGGTACATTTGGAAAATCTGCTTATGACTTTGTCGATTTCTTAAAAGAAACCAAGCAAACCTATTGGCAAATTTTGCCTTTAACAACAACCAGTTTTGGAGATTCCCCTTACCAGTCTTTTTCAGCGGTTGCTGGGAATACCCATTTTATTGACTTCGATTTCTTGGTTGAAGCTGGTTATTTAGAACAATCAGATTTTACAGGAGTTTTCTTTGGTTCTGATCCTGAGTCAGTTGATTATGCTACCATTTTCTCAGCAAGACGCCCTATTTTAGAAAAAGCAGTTGCAAATTTTTTAGCGTCAGCCAATGGGAAAAAAGAGTTAGAGACTTTTATGCAAAGTGCAAGCTGGCTAGCAGACTATTCAGATTTTATGGCTATTAAGGAATATTTTAGCAATAAAGCTCTGCAAGACTGGCCTGATATGGCGATCGTCAAACGTGATCAGAAAGCGTTAGCTTCTTACCAAGAGAAGTTGGCGGATCTTATAGATTATCATAAAGTTTGTCAATATTTCTTTTTCCAACAATGGTTTGCATTAAAAGAATATGCTAATCAAAAGGGGATTCAAATTATTGGTGATATGCCCATTTACATATCCGCTGATAGTGTTGAAGTTTGGACAATGCCTGAATTATTTAAGGTTGATCAGGATAAAAAACCACTCTATATAGCAGGAGTTCCGGCAGATGGCTTTAGTGAAGATGGACAACTTTGGGGTAATCCTATTTATGACTGGAATAACCATCTCAAAACGAATTTCGCTTGGTGGATTTTCCGCATTCAAGAAAGTTGTCGAATGTATGATCTTATTCGGATTGATCATTTTAAAGGCTTCTCTGATTTTTGGGAAATTCCTGGGGGAGACAAGACTGCTAAAAATGGGCACTGGGCTTCAGCGCCAGGCTTTGAACTATTTGAGACCGTAAAAAATGTCTTAGGAGATCTTCCGATTATTGCGGAGAACCTGGGGTACATTGACGCTCGAGCGGAGAAACTGTTAGCTGCCACTGGCTTCCCAGGCATGAAAATATTAGAATTTGGGCTTTATGATGAAACAAGTCAAAGCTTTGATTTGCCTCATCATTATGATAGGAATAATATTGCCTATACTGGAACCCATGATAATGAAGTTATCAATGGCTGGTATGAAAACTTAACTGTTAAGCAAGCACGATTTGTCAATACTTATCTTGCTAAATCTCCTGACGAGCCTATTACGAAGGCTATGTTACGTACTATTTTCGCGTCGGTCTGTGATTATGCCATTCTTTGTATGCAAGATCTGTTAGATAAACCTGCTGAGAGTCGAATGAATATGCCAAATACTGTTGGTGGCAATTGGCAGTGGCGGATGCTGGCAGATGACTTAACTGAAGAACATAAAGTTTACTTAACACAACTTACTGAACGTTACGGTCGAGCGAACACACACTAAAATTTTTGAAAAGAGGAAAAAATGTCAACTTTCACAACTTATACTGAGAATCGTCTTGGAAAACCATTATCCGAAGCGCAAAATGAAGAAATTTATCTGTCGTTATTAAATTATGTTAAAGAGGCTGCAGCTCATAAAACTAAAAATGATGCAAAGCGTAAGGTCTATTATATCTCAGCAGAATTTCTTATTGGTAAATTATTATCAAACAATCTTATCAACTTGGGTATTTATAAAGAAATCAAAGAAGAATTAGCTAAGGCTGGCAAATCCATCGCTGAAGTAGAAGATGTGGAATTAGAACCATCTTTAGGAAATGGTGGTTTGGGACGTTTAGCCTCATGTTTTATTGATTCTATCTCAAGTTTAGGAATTAATGGTGAAGGGGTTGGTCTCAATTATCATTGTGGACTCTTTAAGCAAGTTTTTAAACATAATGAACAAGAAGCAGAACCAAACTACTGGATTGAAGACCAATCATGGTTGGTTCCGACAGAGATTTCCTATGATATTCCGTTCAAAAACTTTACATTGAAATCTCGCTTAGATCGTATTGATGTTCTAGGCTACCAGCGTGAAACAAAAAATTATCTGAACTTGTTTGACATCGAAGGTGTTGATTATGGCTTAATCAAAGATGGCATTTCATTTGATAAAACTGAAATTGAAAAGAACTTAACTTTATTCTTGTACCCAGATGATTCTGACCGTAATGGTGAGTTGCTTCGTATCTACCAACAATATTTCATGGTGTCAAACGCAGCTCAACTCCTAATCGATGAAGCCATTGAACGTGGGTCAAACTTGCATGACTTGGCAGACTATGCTTATGTTCAAATTAATGACACTCACCCATCGATGGTTATTCCAGAATTGATTCGTTTATTGACTGAAAAACATGGATTTGATTTTGAAGAAGCAGTGTCAATTGTTAAGCAAATGGTTGGGTATACAAACCATACTATCTTAGCAGAAGCTCTTGAAAAGTGGCCATTAGCCTATTTGAATGAAGTTGTTCCTCATCTAGTTGTGATTATCGAAAAATTAAATGAGTTGATTGCGTCACAAGTTGCTGATAAATCAGTTCAAATCATTGATGAGTCTGGTCGCGTTCACATGGCACATATGGATATTCATTTTGCAACGAGTGTTAATGGGGTGGCAGCACTGCATACTGAAATCTTAAAGACTAGTGAATTAAAGGCTTTCTATGACCTTTATCCTGAAAAATTCAATAATAAGACTAATGGGATAACATTCCGTCGTTGGTTAGAATTTGCTAATCAAGATTTGGCTGATTATATTAAAGAACTCATTGGCGATGACTACCTTACAGATAGTTCAAAACTGGAGAAACTGTTAGCCTTTGCTGATGATCAAACAGTTCATGCTAAACTAGCAGAAATTAAATATCAGAACAAGTTATCATTGAAACGTTACCTGAAAGACAATAAAGGTATCGATTTGGACGAAAACTCAATTATAGATACACAAATTAAACGTTTCCATGAATATAAACGTCAACAAATGAATGCCCTTTATGTTATTCATAAATATTTAGACATTAAAAAGGGTAACCTTCCAAAACGTAAGATTACAGTTATTTTTGGTGGTAAAGCAGCACCTGCCTACATCATTGCCCAAGATATCATTCATCTAATTCTTTGCCTGTCAGAATTAATTAACAATGATCCGGAGGTTAGTCCTTACCTCAATGTTCATTTGGTTGAAAATTACAATGTGACTGTAGCAGAGCATTTAATTCCGGCAAGTGATATTTCTGAACAAATTTCTTTAGCTTCAAAAGAAGCATCGGGAACCGGTAATATGAAATTTATGCTTAACGGTGCTTTAACTTTAGGAACTATGGACGGAGCCAATGTCGAAATTGCAGAATTAGCGGGGATGGATAATATCTATACTTTTGGTAAAGATTCAGATACGATTATTAATTTGTATGCTGATGGCGGTTATGTTTCAAAACATTATTATGATATTCACCCAGAAATCAAGGCTGCTGTTAACTTTATTATTAGTCCACAAATGCTTGAACTAGGTAATGAGACTAGACTTGATCGTCTTTATAAAGAACTTATTAATAAAGATTGGTTCATGACCTTGATTGATTTAGCAGAATACATTGACGTCAAAGAAAAAATGTTGGCTGATTATGAGAATCAGAACTTGTGGATGACTAAAGTTGTGAATAATATTGCTAAAGCAGGTTTCTTCTCTTCAGATAGAACAATTGAGCAATATAACCAAGAAATTTGGCATTCAAATTAGCCTTAACCTAAAAACCTCAGTTGCGTGCAACTGAGGTTTTGCTTATTTTTCTTAAAGCTGGAAGGTTACTAATCACAAGTTAAGAGATTAAAAGGCGATGGATCTTAATTTTTTGGTCAGCATAGTTTTCTTGTAACTCTTGAACAATTTCGTTGTATAGTTGTGTAATGGCTTGCCTTTTTTCAGGAAATTCATGTCCAATATAGTGAAATTGACACTCAATCGTTAAGAAAAGCTCATGGAAAAGCGTGTTTACACGATCTAATTTATCTAACAATGGTTGGTTGCCTTTGATAAATGTTGGAATGATATTATCTTCGTCAAGCTGTGCATTAAGAACTGTGAGAGGATAGGTACCATATTCAAGACAAAGTTCGTAGGACATTAAGGCCTCCTTTTTACTAGCTATTAATAATACCTCATTTTGTCATATTTCAATTAGGGAGTCAATCATTTCGATTTTTGTGAATTGATGAGCAAGCTTATTTTTTGCGTCTCCTCCTTTAGTGACGGTATAATAGTATGTAAAACTTTTGATAACATAGGAGATATCATGTCAGAAAAAATTAGAGTCTTACTCTACTACAAGTATGTTGCTATTGAAAATGCACAAGAATATGCTGCTGAACACTTGGCTTTTTGTAAATCTATTGGCTTAAAAGGTCGGATTTTAATTGCTGATGAGGGAATTAACGGTACAGTTTCTGGGGACTATGAAACAACTCAGAAATATATGGATTGGGTTCATAGTGATGAACGCTTTGCCGACTTATGGTTTAAGATGGATGAAGAAGGTGAGCAAGCCTTTAAGAAAATGTTTGTCCGCTATAAAAAAGAAATTGTTCATCTTGGCTTAGAAGATAATCAGTTCGATGAAGATGTCAACCCGTTAGAATTGACTGGTGAATATTTGAATCCTAAGCAATTTAAAGAAGCCCTTTTAGATGAAGATACAGTCGTGTTAGATACACGTAACGACTACGAGTATGATTTAGGACATTTCCGCGGAGCGATTCGTCCGGATATCCGTAATTTCCGAGATTTACCTCAGTGGGTCCGAGACAATAAAGACAAGTTTATGGAAAAACGGGTTGTTGTTTACTGCACAGGTGGTGTTCGTTGTGAAAAATTCTCTGGCTGGATGGTTCGTGAAGGTTTTAAAGATGTTGGCCAATTACATGGTGGTATTGCAACCTACGGCAAAGATCCAGAAGTTCAAGGCGAGCTTTGGGATGGAGCAATGTATGTTTTTGATGAGCGTATCGCAGTGCCAATTAATCATGTAAACCCAACGGTAATTGCAAGAGATTATTTTGATGATACCCCTTGTGAACGTTATGTTAATTGTGCTAATCTTTTCTGTAACAAGCAAATTTTTGCTTCAGAGGCAAATGAAGCAAAATATGTTCGTGGCTGTTCACCAGAATGTCGAGCTCATGAACGAAATCGCTATGTAGCAGAAAATGGACTAAGCCGTCAAGAGTGGGCTAGTCGTTTAGAAGCAATTGGTGAGCATTTACCAGAGTTAGAAACAGTTTAATAATAAAGAAGAGATTCAATTTGAATCTCTTCTTTATTATCTACCAAGATCTGTTAAATCAGTGCACAATCTCTAAAATGGTTATCTATGATTTACATAACAAAAAGTCTAAGCACTAGCTTAGACTTTTTGTCTTAGCGAGCAACACGTCTACGCGCTGCTTTTTTACGGTTTTCTTCTACGAATGCTTCTTTTTCTTCTTCAGGTTCAATAATTGTTTTTTTGACTGCAAAAACTGCACCTGCAACGGTTGCGGCAGTAGCCAGGACACCAGTTGCTAAACCTTTAGCGAATTGATAATTCTTAGACATAACTTTTCTCCGTTTCTATAAGGCGTTAATTCTGTTGAACTTAAGACTTATGTTATAATATATGTTAACGAATTTTCCTCGAAATATCAAGAGAAAGATGTTTTTTGAGAGAATAAAACAAGAAAGAAGATTATGTCAAATAAAGAAAAAATCCTCGTCATTGTTGGACCAACGGCGGTAGGAAAAACAGAGCTAGGTATAAGGTTAGCACAAGTGTTTAATGGTGAAATTATTTCAGGTGATAGTCAACAAGTTTATTGTCATTTGGATATTGGAACAGCAAAAGCGACTCAAGCCGAACAAGAAGCAGTTCCCCACCATCTTATTAATATTCGAGAAGTCACCGATACTTATTCTGCCTTTGACTTTGTTAATGATGCTAAAAAAGCTATTAATACAATTTTAGCAAAGGGGAAACTTCCTATTATTGTAGGAGGTACTGGGCTTTATTTGCAAAGCTTACTGGAAGGGTATCATCTGGGCGGGAACCTTGATCAAGAAGCTCTTTTAAACTACCGTAAGGATTTAGAATCTTTGGAAACAAAGGAAATCTTTGCTATGGTAGAACATAACGGCCTAGTTATTCCTGAATTAAACCGTCGACGCGCAATCAGAGCCTTAGAATTACAGCGTTTTGGTCAGGATTTAAGCAACCAGGATTTCCCCTACAAAAGTATGATTATTGGTTTAAATGATGAGCGAGAACTTATCTATGATAGAATCAATCAAAGAGTCGATAGGATGTTGGCTTCGGGGCTATTGAGAGAAGCCAAATGGCTCTATGAGAATTTCCCAACTGCACAAGCAAGTAGAGCCATTGGCTATAAAGAATTATTCTCCTACTTTAGAGGCGATGAGACTTTAGAAGAAGCAAGTGCCCATTTAAAGCAGAATACTCGACGCTTTGCTAAAAGACAGTTAACGTGGTTTCGAAATAGAATGTCTGTAGACTTTTATCCTATTTCTGCTAGCGACTACCCTATGACTATTGAGCAGAAAGTAGCGGCCTTTTTAAAAGATTAGTACTCAAAAGTACTGCATTTAATTTTATAAGTAGTGAGGCACTTTTATGGTATAATAAAGGTTACGAAATTTGGAGGATTAGCCTATAGTGATGACAGAGACGAAAGTTGAGCAAGAGAGGGTAGTATTAATAGGTGTTGCCCTACAGACCACAGAAAATATTGATATGTCTATGGAAGAACTAGCTAGTCTAGCTCAAACAGCGGGTGCTCAGGTTGTTAGCTCTTATCTCCAAAAAAGAGAAAAATATGATAGTAAAACCTTTATTGGCTCCGGTAAACTTGACGAGATTAAGTTAATGATCGATGCTGATGCCATCGACACCGTCATCGTTAACAATCGCCTAACTCCTAGACAAAATGCCAATTTAGAAGAAATATTAGAGGTTAAAGTTATTGACCGTATGCAGTTGATTTTAGATATATTTGCCATGCGTGCTCGCAGTCACGAAGGCAAATTGCAAGTTCACTTAGCTCAACTGAAGTACATGTTACCTCGATTAGTAGGTCAAGGGATTATGCTCAGTCGCCAAGCGGGTGGCATTGGAAGTCGTGGTCCGGGCGAAAGCCAACTAGAGCTGAATCGTCGTTCAATCAGACATCAGATTTCTGATATTGAGAAACAACTTGCAATTGTTGAAAAAAATCGTCAAACAATTCGTGATCGAAGGGTACAGTCTGACACTTTTAAAATTGGTTTAATTGGTTATACTAACGCTGGCAAGTCAACAATTATGAATGTCTTGACAGATGATGGCCAATACGAAGCAAATGAGCTTTTTGCAACCTTGGATGCTACGACAAAGCAAATTTATTTACAAAATCAATTTAGAGCAACTTTAACAGATACTGTTGGTTTTATTCAAGATTTACCGACAGAATTAGTAGCAGCTTTTAAATCAACTTTAGAAGAGAGTCGCTATGTTGATTTACTGTTGCACGTTGTTGATGCCAGTGACTCAAATCATTCTGAACAAGAAAAAGTGGTTCTAGATATTTTGAAAGATTTAGAGATGCTCGATATTCCTCGTCTTGTTATCTACAATAAAATGGATCAAGCAGATCATCTAACGGCGACAGCTTTTCCAAATGTAAGACTATCAGCTAAGGACCCCGAAAGTAGATCTTTGTTGAGACGGATTATCAGTCATCAGATTCAAGAGTTATATCACCCTTTTTCGATTAAAGTGCATCAGGAAAAAGCTTATAAATTGTATGATTTAAATAAAATTGCTTTGCTGGACTCTTATCGTTTTGAAGAGGAAGTTGAAGAGATTTCAGGTTATATTAACCCTAAACATAAATGGAGATTAGAAGAATTTTATGATTGATTATGTTGCACTTGCGATAAAAATGGGTGGTTTTACACAGCTTGATAAAAGTTACTTAGAGACAATTTTGAAGAATTTAAGTCATGATCAAAAATTAAAAGTTATTACGCCACCACCAAGTGTCATTAATGCCTATTTTGCAGAAATTTATCAAAAACAGTCACCAAAGGCAGCAACTGATTACTTTTTTGAACTCAGTAAGGCTTTTGAGCTTTTTCAAAAGCAACCAAGCTTTCTAGAAGAAAAACCGTTTATACGCTTAAATCTCTCAGGACGTTCCTTTGGCTTGGCTTTTGAAAACGCTAAAGAAGTGGCGCTCGTTTTTTCAGAAGGTGACCAAGTGATATCTGATGACCTCTTATTAGAGCTTGCTCAAATTTTCCCACATTATGTGGTCTTTCTTGAAGAGGGGTTGATTAAAATGCAAACAAGACCTTTTCCATTTGAAAATACAAAGGAGATTGTTTTAAAAGATGCCCTCTTAACTAAGGGAACTCAATCTGGTCAGGTTATTCTTTTATCAGGCTATAATGCCCAAGAAGTCATCTCTCTTAGTCAAGAATATCAAGGAAACAAATATTATGCATTCCAACAGAAAGAATGCCAAATTTATATCAATCAAGAGAAAGAATAGGATGTATGGAATTACAATTTTTAGGAACTGGTGCTGGTCAGCCAGCCAAACAGCGGAATGTTTCGAGCCTTGTCTTGAAACTTCTTGATGAAATTAACGAAATTTGGATGTTTGATTGTGGTGAAGGAACACAGAGACAAATTCTTGAAACAACAATCAAACCTAGAAAAATTGAAAAAATATTTATCACTCACTTGCATGGAGACCATATCTTTGGTTTACCAGGTTTTCTTTCTAGTCGAGCTTTTCAAGCAAGTGAAGAACAAACAGATGTTGAGATTTTTGGTCCGATAGGGATTAAATCCTTTGTTCAAAACAGCCTATCAGTATCCGGCTCCCGTCTTCCCTATAAGATTCATTACCATGAATTGGCTGAGGATAACTTAGGTAAAATTCTTGAAACAGACAAATTTACAGTTTATGCAGAAGGTTTAGCTCATACTATTTTTTGTCTAGGTTATCGTGTTGTTCAAAAAGACTTAGAGGGCACGCTTGATGCCGAGGCTTTAAAAGAAGCAGGAGTTCCTTTTGGTCCTCTATTTGGCAAAATCAAAAATGGCCAAGATGTGACATTAGAAGATGGTCGCCTGATCCAGGCAAAAGACTTCATTTCTGCCCCTAAAAAAGGGAAGATTATTACTATACTTGGAGATACGCGCAAATCGTTAGCCAGTCAGAGATTAGCAAAAGACGCAGATGTCCTTGTTCATGAAGCGACTTACGGAAAAGGCGATGACAAGATTGCACGCAATCATGGTCATTCAACGAACTTACAAGCGGCCCAAATTGCAAAAGATGCAGGTGTGAAGCGCTTGCTCTTGAATCATGTTTCAGCTCGGTTTTTGGGGCGCGATTGCCGTCAAATGGAGAAAGATGCAGCAGCTATTTTTGC
Coding sequences:
- a CDS encoding LacI family DNA-binding transcriptional regulator, encoding MVTIKDVANKAGVNPSTVSRVLKDNKSISEKTKERVRKAMQELGYVPNLAAQILASGLTHNIGLVFPPITFTDRLSEPFFMQILSTITNEAKKHHFTISIATGNSVEALEEQVKLMHLQKRVDGFIILYSELNDPVRHYLMANKIPFVIVGAPEGDENNITYIDNDNQLMAKTAINYLYNNGHKRILFITDDLQSEVASERYIGYLKGCMKLHLESNPMLLFDRSDPISVEELTETIFDFQATALIVIGDILSVRMIQLLSYHGLKVPDDISIITFNNSTYCKLVHPYLTTFDINVDNLGITSFKQLMDIISSKEQSLSQKIFVPFTLKIRESVRNLKNSKKSSI
- the malQ gene encoding 4-alpha-glucanotransferase, which gives rise to MNKRASGVLMHISSLPGPFGIGTFGKSAYDFVDFLKETKQTYWQILPLTTTSFGDSPYQSFSAVAGNTHFIDFDFLVEAGYLEQSDFTGVFFGSDPESVDYATIFSARRPILEKAVANFLASANGKKELETFMQSASWLADYSDFMAIKEYFSNKALQDWPDMAIVKRDQKALASYQEKLADLIDYHKVCQYFFFQQWFALKEYANQKGIQIIGDMPIYISADSVEVWTMPELFKVDQDKKPLYIAGVPADGFSEDGQLWGNPIYDWNNHLKTNFAWWIFRIQESCRMYDLIRIDHFKGFSDFWEIPGGDKTAKNGHWASAPGFELFETVKNVLGDLPIIAENLGYIDARAEKLLAATGFPGMKILEFGLYDETSQSFDLPHHYDRNNIAYTGTHDNEVINGWYENLTVKQARFVNTYLAKSPDEPITKAMLRTIFASVCDYAILCMQDLLDKPAESRMNMPNTVGGNWQWRMLADDLTEEHKVYLTQLTERYGRANTH
- the glgP gene encoding glycogen/starch/alpha-glucan family phosphorylase; this translates as MSTFTTYTENRLGKPLSEAQNEEIYLSLLNYVKEAAAHKTKNDAKRKVYYISAEFLIGKLLSNNLINLGIYKEIKEELAKAGKSIAEVEDVELEPSLGNGGLGRLASCFIDSISSLGINGEGVGLNYHCGLFKQVFKHNEQEAEPNYWIEDQSWLVPTEISYDIPFKNFTLKSRLDRIDVLGYQRETKNYLNLFDIEGVDYGLIKDGISFDKTEIEKNLTLFLYPDDSDRNGELLRIYQQYFMVSNAAQLLIDEAIERGSNLHDLADYAYVQINDTHPSMVIPELIRLLTEKHGFDFEEAVSIVKQMVGYTNHTILAEALEKWPLAYLNEVVPHLVVIIEKLNELIASQVADKSVQIIDESGRVHMAHMDIHFATSVNGVAALHTEILKTSELKAFYDLYPEKFNNKTNGITFRRWLEFANQDLADYIKELIGDDYLTDSSKLEKLLAFADDQTVHAKLAEIKYQNKLSLKRYLKDNKGIDLDENSIIDTQIKRFHEYKRQQMNALYVIHKYLDIKKGNLPKRKITVIFGGKAAPAYIIAQDIIHLILCLSELINNDPEVSPYLNVHLVENYNVTVAEHLIPASDISEQISLASKEASGTGNMKFMLNGALTLGTMDGANVEIAELAGMDNIYTFGKDSDTIINLYADGGYVSKHYYDIHPEIKAAVNFIISPQMLELGNETRLDRLYKELINKDWFMTLIDLAEYIDVKEKMLADYENQNLWMTKVVNNIAKAGFFSSDRTIEQYNQEIWHSN
- a CDS encoding rhodanese-related sulfurtransferase, coding for MSEKIRVLLYYKYVAIENAQEYAAEHLAFCKSIGLKGRILIADEGINGTVSGDYETTQKYMDWVHSDERFADLWFKMDEEGEQAFKKMFVRYKKEIVHLGLEDNQFDEDVNPLELTGEYLNPKQFKEALLDEDTVVLDTRNDYEYDLGHFRGAIRPDIRNFRDLPQWVRDNKDKFMEKRVVVYCTGGVRCEKFSGWMVREGFKDVGQLHGGIATYGKDPEVQGELWDGAMYVFDERIAVPINHVNPTVIARDYFDDTPCERYVNCANLFCNKQIFASEANEAKYVRGCSPECRAHERNRYVAENGLSRQEWASRLEAIGEHLPELETV
- a CDS encoding DUF3042 family protein, with the protein product MSKNYQFAKGLATGVLATAATVAGAVFAVKKTIIEPEEEKEAFVEENRKKAARRRVAR
- the miaA gene encoding tRNA (adenosine(37)-N6)-dimethylallyltransferase MiaA, which encodes MSNKEKILVIVGPTAVGKTELGIRLAQVFNGEIISGDSQQVYCHLDIGTAKATQAEQEAVPHHLINIREVTDTYSAFDFVNDAKKAINTILAKGKLPIIVGGTGLYLQSLLEGYHLGGNLDQEALLNYRKDLESLETKEIFAMVEHNGLVIPELNRRRAIRALELQRFGQDLSNQDFPYKSMIIGLNDERELIYDRINQRVDRMLASGLLREAKWLYENFPTAQASRAIGYKELFSYFRGDETLEEASAHLKQNTRRFAKRQLTWFRNRMSVDFYPISASDYPMTIEQKVAAFLKD
- the hflX gene encoding GTPase HflX encodes the protein MTETKVEQERVVLIGVALQTTENIDMSMEELASLAQTAGAQVVSSYLQKREKYDSKTFIGSGKLDEIKLMIDADAIDTVIVNNRLTPRQNANLEEILEVKVIDRMQLILDIFAMRARSHEGKLQVHLAQLKYMLPRLVGQGIMLSRQAGGIGSRGPGESQLELNRRSIRHQISDIEKQLAIVEKNRQTIRDRRVQSDTFKIGLIGYTNAGKSTIMNVLTDDGQYEANELFATLDATTKQIYLQNQFRATLTDTVGFIQDLPTELVAAFKSTLEESRYVDLLLHVVDASDSNHSEQEKVVLDILKDLEMLDIPRLVIYNKMDQADHLTATAFPNVRLSAKDPESRSLLRRIISHQIQELYHPFSIKVHQEKAYKLYDLNKIALLDSYRFEEEVEEISGYINPKHKWRLEEFYD
- a CDS encoding cystathionine beta-lyase translates to MIDYVALAIKMGGFTQLDKSYLETILKNLSHDQKLKVITPPPSVINAYFAEIYQKQSPKAATDYFFELSKAFELFQKQPSFLEEKPFIRLNLSGRSFGLAFENAKEVALVFSEGDQVISDDLLLELAQIFPHYVVFLEEGLIKMQTRPFPFENTKEIVLKDALLTKGTQSGQVILLSGYNAQEVISLSQEYQGNKYYAFQQKECQIYINQEKE
- the rnz gene encoding ribonuclease Z, producing the protein MELQFLGTGAGQPAKQRNVSSLVLKLLDEINEIWMFDCGEGTQRQILETTIKPRKIEKIFITHLHGDHIFGLPGFLSSRAFQASEEQTDVEIFGPIGIKSFVQNSLSVSGSRLPYKIHYHELAEDNLGKILETDKFTVYAEGLAHTIFCLGYRVVQKDLEGTLDAEALKEAGVPFGPLFGKIKNGQDVTLEDGRLIQAKDFISAPKKGKIITILGDTRKSLASQRLAKDADVLVHEATYGKGDDKIARNHGHSTNLQAAQIAKDAGVKRLLLNHVSARFLGRDCRQMEKDAAAIFANVKIVKDLEEIRIQ